In Prionailurus viverrinus isolate Anna chromosome D1, UM_Priviv_1.0, whole genome shotgun sequence, the DNA window GTGGAGAAATTTTATCAGCACATTTGCAGgttgacaacaacaaaaagactttGCAACGTCTCTGGTGATCCGATTGTTGTGGAAGACAGAGATCCGTAAAACCGAGCAGATCATAGCTTGTCTTCCTGCCACCCGTGTGCATTTTTGCCAAATTTGTACACTAGCCTTCGGTCGACTCGCTCCAGAATTCCCGTTTTGTAGTAGTACCTGAGAAAGGCAAGCAGAAGAGGAATGTGGGGGAGGTTCGCACCCCCcggaaaacaacagaatacaaaCCCTGTCCTTCATTCCTCTTAGGTGAGCAGGCTGGTCTTTGGTTACCCTGGTATTTTCACACCCTGCTATCAGCTTACACTTAAACCTTTCCCAGACATCTTGAAGACTGAGCCTCCCCACTCTCAGTTCAAAGCgcgttttgtgtgtgtatgtgtgggatGGCCTGCACTCAGCATGATCCCCGGGGCCACTGCCAAGAATGCGAAGCACGGCGTTTCCATTTACAAACCATAATCCCACCTGTAACTAAGAACCACAGTGTTGTCTCACGACCTTTCGATTATCCAGGAAAGAGCTGCAAACACAGTTTAATCCTCTGTGGCTGGCCATTTTGTATAACTCTGCCCGAAGGCTCATGGCATTTCATGCTCTCAACTTACCTCAGGGCTCTGCTCAACTTTTCATACGtcattctgtcatttttcttcctttgtccccACATCTTTGCCAGGGCTTCTGATTTTACCACCCGAAAAATACCTTGTTCCCTATCTTCCCATTCCAGAATGCCACAGTTTTCTTCAGGAGATAGAAGCAGGTCTCGCACAAATTCCCATAGATGAGAACTTTGGAGGCCTTtcgagaaggaaaaaaaaaaaagttacttaaacattttttaaggggCACGTAGgtggtggctccgttggttgagtgtccgacccctgatctcagctcaggtcatgatcccagggttgtgggattgagccccacgtcggactctgtgctgacagcgcggggcctgcttggagcctctctttccctctctatctctctggccctccaccccgctcattcttttcctctctctctctcaagataaataaataaacttaatttttttttttaaaattctaagagaAGTATACAACTTCTCATTAATTTATGAGAATAGCTGCTTCTTTTATGGGGTTATTTTCCATCGTTATGACCCCGTGCTCCACTTGGAACCTGACTGAGCCGTGAAATGTCTGTCTTCTATgaaagcaatcagaaaacacacaTACGGGGACGCCAAATTTATACTGACTAGAAACACCGTGGCTCACACACTGTCCTCGCTTCGTGGAGCTATGGACTAATTCTTAGGAATTAATTAAATGACAGTCAAATGGGCCGACAGGCATTATGGTTGTACTCAAATCCCATAACCCTACCTCTCTGGGCAGACCAATCCTAcgattttgtttttcatgaaaagctggtatttctcttgttttcttttccattgtggCTAAGACTGTCTGGAGAGTCCAACCACCTGGGTTTGGGTCCTGAATTCACCTCTTCTAGCTCTGTAATCGTGATCTCTCTagttatctgtgaaatgggataacagtacctacctccgAGCAGACGTTGGAAGATTACGATTTAATACAGAGTTAGTTCTGCACTGGGTAGATTTTAGGGCCGGGAAAGGCTAACAGAACTGCCAACACCTGGTGTTTTCTCTACTATTGTCCATGAGTACTTCAGAGAGAAAACTCCCCAGTAGACCAGGAGAAATAGACCCTTATTCAGAAATTCAACACGGTTAgaaaatttctttccttcctcattttaATTCTTGTAACACGATGTCTAGGTGAAAAGCAATGTGATTTTGATGCCATAAAAGTCAACTTTTCTGGTACCTTCTTCGGGAAACAACTGGTCCCATTCAAACATTTCAATTTGAAAGTGTATTAGAGTGCTTGTCTCATGAGTGGTTATAGGaaattagaaatgagaaatggCATCTCTACACTTACTCGTTCGACTATGACTGTGACAGTCTTGACTTTTGGTGCCACTGGTTTTCAAACAGTTGGAATCGGCATCTGAAATAGAATGATTTGTAGCAGGAGAAGTCACTCAGAGCTTAAATCACACCAAAATGAGCAACTCTTAACTGGACGCCTCTGTGGCAGCCAAGGCGCTTTGGGGGTACGTAGTAGGTGCGAGGTGTTTGCCTGCAGGAAGCGTTTGTACCCTGACCCGCTGGGTGCcaggttctgggctctgtgctgggaaca includes these proteins:
- the ELF5 gene encoding ETS-related transcription factor Elf-5 isoform X1, with protein sequence MLDSVTHSTFLPNTSFCDPLMSWTDLFSNEEYYPAFEHQTACDSYWTSVHPEYWTKRHVWEWLQFCCDQYKLDANCISFCHFNISGPQLCSMTQEEFTEAAGLCGEYLYFILQNIRSQDADSNCLKTSGTKSQDCHSHSRTSLQSSHLWEFVRDLLLSPEENCGILEWEDREQGIFRVVKSEALAKMWGQRKKNDRMTYEKLSRALRYYYKTGILERVDRRLVYKFGKNAHGWQEDKL